CTCACAGTAAGTGCTGATGACGCCCTCGCACAGGCAACCTTCGCTGACCAACAATTACAAACCCCCGACACGGCACCACCGCTCTGTGGTATTCCGATTGCCATGAAGGATGTCATCCTCACCAAAGATATCCGTACCACCGCTGGCTCTCGTATCCTCGCCGAGTTCGTTCCTCCGTATGATGCCACGGTCGTTCAGCGCCTCAAAGCCGCTGGAGCGATTCTCATTGGCAAAGTGAACTGCGATGAATTCGCGATGGGATCATCAAATGAAAACTCGGCCTTTGCTCCGACGCTCAATCCGTGGGATGTCACTCGGGTCCCAGGTGGATCGTCTGGAGGCTCCGCCGCGGCAGTCGCTGCCGACCAAGCCCTAGCCTCGTTAGGCACCGATACTGGTGGATCGATTCGCCTCCCAGCCGCGTTCTGTGGCGTCACTGGCATGAAGCCCACGTACGGCCGCGTCAGTCGCTACGGTGTGGTTGCCTATGCATCGTCCCTCGATCAGGTTGGACCAGTCACGAAAGATGTACGGGACTGCGCCCTCCTCCTCCAAGCTATCGCTGGCCATGACCCTCAGGACTCAACATCGGTGAACCTGCCAGTGCCAGACTATCAGGCCGCATTGACACAAGACGTGCGTGGACTGCGCATCGGTATTCCCAAAGAATATTTTGTCGAAGGCATGCAACCTGAGGTGGAATCTGCCGTCCGGGAGAGTATAGCAACACTCACTGCCTTAGGCGCGGAATCGGTACCAATCTCTTTGCCGCACACCTCCTATGCCGTCGCAACGTATTATATGATCGCCACCGCTGAGG
Above is a window of Deltaproteobacteria bacterium DNA encoding:
- the gatA gene encoding Asp-tRNA(Asn)/Glu-tRNA(Gln) amidotransferase subunit GatA, with the protein product MDLFRLTIHEATQLLRQHDIRAHDLTQAVLTRIAATNPALHAYLTVSADDALAQATFADQQLQTPDTAPPLCGIPIAMKDVILTKDIRTTAGSRILAEFVPPYDATVVQRLKAAGAILIGKVNCDEFAMGSSNENSAFAPTLNPWDVTRVPGGSSGGSAAAVAADQALASLGTDTGGSIRLPAAFCGVTGMKPTYGRVSRYGVVAYASSLDQVGPVTKDVRDCALLLQAIAGHDPQDSTSVNLPVPDYQAALTQDVRGLRIGIPKEYFVEGMQPEVESAVRESIATLTALGAESVPISLPHTSYAVATYYMIATAEASSNLARYDGVRYGYRTPHNGGLTSMYEQTRAEGFGTEVKRRILLGTYVLSAGYYDAYYLKAQKVRTLIRQDFLQAMQQCDVIATPVAPTTAFALGDKTTDPLTMYLSDIFTIAVNLAGLPGISVPCGFDKQGLPIGLQLIGKPFDEATLLRTAFNYEQHTSWHTQKPVL